A region from the Halomonas piscis genome encodes:
- the atpG gene encoding F0F1 ATP synthase subunit gamma — MAAAKEIRSQIGSIKNTQKITSAMEMVAASKMRKAQDLMKASQPYARQIRNVVAHLADASPEYRHDYMIPRNEVKRVGYIVVSSDRGLCGGLNTNLFKATVKDAGAWHDQGVELDFCALGSKASHFFNKYGGRLVAAKSNLGEAPRAEDLIGSVRVMLEAYDEGQLDRLYVVHNEFVNTMTQKPVVRQLLPLSSDVGDDEQDQENARPQSWDYLYEPDARTLLDSLLVRFIESQVYQAVVENGACEQAARMIAMKSATDNAGDLVDDLEMVYNKARQAAITQEISEIVGGAAAV; from the coding sequence ATGGCAGCTGCAAAAGAGATACGCTCCCAGATAGGGAGCATCAAGAATACGCAGAAGATCACCAGCGCCATGGAGATGGTCGCTGCGTCGAAAATGCGTAAAGCGCAAGATCTGATGAAGGCCAGCCAGCCTTACGCCAGGCAGATCCGCAACGTGGTGGCGCACCTGGCGGATGCTAGCCCCGAATATCGCCATGACTACATGATCCCGCGCAACGAAGTGAAGCGCGTGGGCTACATCGTCGTCTCGTCGGATCGCGGGCTGTGCGGCGGTTTGAACACCAATCTGTTCAAGGCCACGGTGAAAGATGCCGGTGCCTGGCATGACCAGGGCGTAGAGCTCGATTTCTGCGCGCTGGGCAGCAAGGCCAGCCATTTTTTCAACAAGTATGGCGGCAGGCTGGTGGCAGCCAAGAGCAACCTGGGCGAGGCGCCCCGGGCTGAGGATCTGATCGGTAGCGTCAGGGTCATGCTCGAAGCGTATGACGAAGGCCAGCTCGACCGTCTGTACGTGGTGCATAACGAGTTTGTTAACACCATGACGCAAAAGCCGGTGGTGCGTCAGCTTCTTCCGCTGTCGTCCGACGTGGGCGACGACGAGCAGGATCAGGAAAACGCCCGTCCCCAGAGCTGGGACTACCTGTATGAACCGGATGCCAGGACGTTGCTCGATAGCCTGCTGGTTCGCTTTATCGAATCGCAGGTATATCAGGCGGTGGTGGAGAACGGCGCCTGCGAGCAGGCGGCGCGCATGATTGCCATGAAGAGCGCCACCGACAACGCCGGCGACCTGGTCGACGATCTGGAGATGGTTTACAACAAGGCCCGTCAGGCCGCCATCACCCAGGAAATTTCCGAAATCGTCGGCGGTGCCGCTGCCGTATAA
- the atpD gene encoding F0F1 ATP synthase subunit beta, translating to MSGRIVQIIGAVIDVEFPRDAVPKVYDALNITQSETVLEVQQQLGDGVVRSIAMGTTEGLKRGTEVTNTGAAISVPVGKATLGRIMNVLGEPIDEAGEIGEEQRMPIHRKAPGYADQAASEELLETGIKVIDLVCPFAKGGKVGLFGGAGVGKTVNMMELIRNIATEHSGYSVFTGVGERTREGNDFYHEMTESNVLDKVSLVYGQMNEPPGNRLRVALTGLTIAENFRDEGHDVLLFVDNIYRYTLAGTEVSALLGRMPSAVGYQPTLAEEMGVLQERITSTKEGSITSVQAVYVPADDLTDPSPATTFSHLDATVVLARSIAELGIYPAIDPLDSTSRQLAPEVVGDEHYRVARGVQGVLQRYKELKDIIAILGMDELSDEDKLSVDRARKIQRFLSQPFFVAEVFTGSPGTYVSLKDTIASFQGILNGDYDELPEQAFYMVGTIDEAVEKANKMQQ from the coding sequence ATGAGCGGACGTATCGTACAAATCATCGGCGCGGTGATTGACGTAGAGTTCCCTCGGGACGCTGTGCCCAAGGTCTACGACGCGCTGAATATCACCCAGTCCGAAACCGTTCTGGAAGTTCAGCAGCAGCTGGGCGACGGCGTGGTGCGCAGCATCGCCATGGGCACCACCGAAGGGCTCAAGCGCGGCACCGAGGTGACCAACACCGGCGCGGCCATTTCCGTGCCCGTGGGCAAGGCCACGCTTGGCCGGATCATGAACGTGCTCGGCGAGCCCATCGACGAGGCGGGCGAGATCGGCGAAGAGCAGCGCATGCCGATCCACCGCAAGGCGCCGGGCTACGCCGACCAGGCCGCCTCGGAAGAGCTGCTGGAAACCGGCATCAAGGTCATCGACCTGGTATGCCCGTTTGCCAAGGGCGGCAAGGTTGGCCTGTTCGGCGGCGCCGGCGTGGGCAAGACCGTCAACATGATGGAGCTGATCCGCAACATCGCCACCGAGCACAGCGGCTACTCCGTCTTCACCGGCGTGGGCGAGCGTACCCGTGAGGGTAACGACTTCTACCACGAGATGACCGAGTCCAACGTTCTCGACAAGGTATCGCTGGTCTACGGCCAGATGAACGAGCCGCCGGGCAACCGTCTGCGCGTGGCGCTGACCGGTCTGACCATCGCCGAGAACTTCCGCGATGAAGGCCACGACGTGCTGCTGTTCGTGGACAACATCTACCGCTATACCCTGGCGGGTACCGAGGTGTCGGCGCTGCTGGGCCGGATGCCGTCCGCGGTGGGGTATCAGCCGACGCTGGCCGAGGAGATGGGCGTTCTCCAGGAGCGCATCACCTCGACCAAGGAAGGCTCGATCACCTCCGTCCAGGCCGTCTACGTGCCCGCGGACGACTTGACCGACCCGTCGCCGGCGACGACTTTCTCCCACCTGGATGCCACCGTGGTACTCGCCCGCTCCATCGCCGAGCTGGGTATCTATCCGGCCATCGACCCGCTGGACTCCACCTCGCGCCAGCTGGCGCCGGAAGTGGTCGGCGATGAGCACTACCGGGTGGCTCGGGGCGTTCAGGGCGTGCTGCAGCGCTACAAGGAGCTCAAGGACATCATCGCGATTCTGGGCATGGACGAGCTGTCTGACGAAGACAAGCTGTCCGTGGATCGGGCGCGCAAGATCCAGCGCTTCCTGTCGCAGCCGTTCTTCGTCGCCGAGGTGTTTACCGGCTCGCCGGGTACCTACGTGTCGCTGAAAGACACCATCGCCAGTTTCCAGGGCATCCTCAACGGTGACTACGACGAGCTGCCGGAGCAGGCCTTCTACATGGTCGGCACCA